Within the Deltaproteobacteria bacterium genome, the region GTACTGTTGGAAGACCGAAGCCAGGACATCGTCACGCTCGTCCCAGGCGAAGTCCACGTCAATATCGGGCGGATCGGCCCGGTCGGGGTTGAGGAACCGCTCGAAAAAGAGGTTGTGCTTTAAGGGGCAGACATTGGTGATGCCAAGGCAAAAGGCCACGAGCGAGGCCGCGCCTGAGCCTCGCCCGCAGATACGCGGACTGCGCTTGATGATGTCCTGTACGGCCAGGAAGTAGGATGAAAAATTTTTTTTCTCGATCAGCTTAAGCTCATGCTCCAGACGCTCGACCACCGCCTCGGGCAGGTCATGGCCATAACGGCGGTCAGCTCCTTCATAGGCCGCCTCACGGAGCACGGCCGCCGCATCCCGCCCCGCCGGGTCTTGCCAGGGAGGGAGCACGGCCTCCTGGTCAGGCCCGGAAAAAGTAAGGCGTTCGGCGATGGCGTGGGAAGCGGCCAGGGTTTCAGGCCAGATCTCGAATCGCCGCTCATACTCCTGGGAAGAGGCCAGCCAGGCATCCTTTGGAGCCACGTCAGAGGGTTTCAGGCGTGAGAGGGAGGTGTTGAGGTCAATGGCCCTGAGGACACGGTGAAGCTCGTAGTCTTTCGGGTCCAGGAAGAAGCTCCCCGGCGTCGCCGCCGCGGGCAGCCCGAGCCGCCTCGCCTTTTGAAGGGCCTTTTCCGCGGCGCTGCCTGGCCGGCGCGGCAGGGCGGCGGCAACGGTCACACCGGCTTCGTGCCAGGCGCACATGAGGCTGGCGTTGCTTGTAAGAACCACCAGCCCGGAAGCATAGGCCATGACGGCTTTTTCCAAATTGAAAGAAGAGTCCTGATGCCGATGGCTCAGTAAGCGGCAAAGGTTTTTGTACCCGCGGGCGTTCTCCACCAGACAGACAGCCCGCTGGTTGTCATTTGGGTCCGTTACCT harbors:
- a CDS encoding PHP domain-containing protein, yielding MIPLIVRSHFSLMWGTTPIEKLCQAVRARGFSRMALTDTDNLYGLWPFLKVCAREGITPIVGAEVTDPNDNQRAVCLVENARGYKNLCRLLSHRHQDSSFNLEKAVMAYASGLVVLTSNASLMCAWHEAGVTVAAALPRRPGSAAEKALQKARRLGLPAAATPGSFFLDPKDYELHRVLRAIDLNTSLSRLKPSDVAPKDAWLASSQEYERRFEIWPETLAASHAIAERLTFSGPDQEAVLPPWQDPAGRDAAAVLREAAYEGADRRYGHDLPEAVVERLEHELKLIEKKNFSSYFLAVQDIIKRSPRICGRGSGAASLVAFCLGITNVCPLKHNLFFERFLNPDRADPPDIDVDFAWDERDDVLASVFQQY